From Rissa tridactyla isolate bRisTri1 chromosome 7, bRisTri1.patW.cur.20221130, whole genome shotgun sequence, a single genomic window includes:
- the SPECC1 gene encoding cytospin-B isoform X3 yields MKSTARPWSAMAKQGSHGVDRGKPLSTTSTGMKTSKSSTSLAFESRLSKLKRASSDDMLTKPGVAAASGVSRLKKTITTGAISELAESRLKPSTGTISAAKRTGIPAPREISSSVSRERAVLRGQANTRKTQPSPTSSGTPTPTKHVRPTSKSKQEHETGDKAVLESQVKELLAEAKTKDSEITKLRCELKKCKEKGSLNAEGMGASNQNSETVSPVDIDPLIRTLQEKNRTFQKELASLGEENRVLKEKLLYLENSPLSDTTTSSGGDSSLPTPTTQESSFGSPSKNVSRAEMDEQRQHVNGGALRNSGSSSSDVTKASLSPDASDFEHIADVPSRPTSSNSNHFKGSKCSTTGSSPNNISDLSVASLTERIQKMEENHHSTAEELQATLQELSDQQQMVQELTTENEKLVEEKALLETSFRQHRDRAEQLSQENEKLMTLLQERSKNEESRAQEGKVLELEQKCAEVLEKAQFEREKLLNIQQQLTSSLRSLEREHQDAQQVIKSLREENEKLLKLLEVEQQSNSTVTKTLEDCKIALEGLKIENGSLKTQLESEKQKAAEINAMGCTTDNSEVQEMLKVAHAEKDQLEATCTELKQELLKANSELKHIQGLLSKAENECGQLKEVCDRQAEQLSRTSQKLQEKTSENEADIKNLKETIFELEDQVEQHRAIKLHNNQLISDLESKAMKLEEQKQDTERQLKALTKQMKEDTEEWRRFQADLQTAVVVANDIKCEAQQELRVVKRKLQEEEEKTARLQKELDEVKGSNRCLISTS; encoded by the exons CTGAAGAGGGCAAGCAGCGATGACATGCTGACAAAACCAGGGGTGGCAGCAGCTTCTGGAGTCTCTCGACTGAAGAAGACCATTACGACAGGAGCGATCTCTGAGCTTGCTGAGAGTCGACTGAAGCCCAGCACAG GAACAATTTCAGCTGCAAAGCGCACAGGGATTCCTGCGCCCCGGGAGATCTCGTCATCTGTATCCAGAGAGCGAGCCGTATTGCGTGGCCAAGCCAACACTAGGAAAACACAACCCAGCCCCACCTCTTCTGGTACACCGACTCCTACCAAACACGTGCGCCCCACTAGCAAGTCCAAGCAAGAGCATGAAACTGGTGACAAGGCTGTTCTGGAATCTCAGGTTAAAGAACTCCTGGCAGAAGCAAAAACGAAAGATTCTGAAATTACCAAACTCCGTTGTGAactaaagaaatgcaaagagaaaggGTCCCTTAATGCTGAAGGAATGGGTGCTTCCAACCAAAACTCAGAAACAGTGTCACCTGTTGACATAGATCCATTAATACGGacccttcaagaaaaaaacaggacTTTTCAAAAAGAGCTTGCTAGCCTGGGAGAAGAAAATCgtgttttgaaagagaaattgcTTTATCTAGAGAACTCTCCCCTCTCAGACACAACAACAAGCAGTGGAGGTGACAGCAGCCTCCCGACCCCAACTACCCAAGAATCCAGTTTTGGAAGCCCATCAAAAAATGTGTCAAGAGCTGAAATGGATGAGCAGAGGCAGCATGTGAATGGGGGTGCGCTGCGCAATTCGGGTTCTTCTAGCAGTGATGTAACTAAAGCTTCCTTGTCACCCGATGCGTCTGATTTTGAGCACATAGCAGATGTACCTTCCAGGCCAACGTCCTCCAACAGCAACCACTTCAAAGGTTCCAAATGCTCCACTACAGGAAGTTCCCCAAACAATATTAGTGACCTTTCTGTTGCCTCTCTTACAGAGAGAATacaaaaaatggaggaaaatcaCCACAGCACAGCAGAAGAGTTACAAGCCACTTTGCAGGAGCTGTCGGATCAACAGCAAATGGTGCAGGAGCTGacaacagaaaatgagaagctaGTGGAAGAGAAAGCTCTCCTGGAGACTTCCTTTCGTCAACATAGAGATAGAGCAGAACAGCTGAGCCAAGAAAATGAGAAGCTAATGACTCTCCTCCAAGAGCGATCCAAGAATGAAGAAAGCAGAGCTCAGGAGGGGAAGGTCCTTGAACTGGAACAGAAATGTGCAGAAGTTCTTGAAAAAGCACAATTTGAAAGAGAGAAACTGCTCAACATTCAGCAACAGTTAACCAGCAGCCTACGAAGCTTAGAAAGGGAGCATCAAGATGCCCAGCAGGTGATTAAAAGCCtgagagaagaaaatgagaaactgctTAAACTTCTAGAAGTGGAACAGCAGAGTAACAGCACAGTGACAAAAACTCTGGAGGACTGTAAAATTGCCTTAGAAGGTCTAAAAATTGAGAATGGCTCTCTCAAAACTCAGTTAGAGAGCGAGAAGCAAAAGGCCGCAGAAATCAACGCGATGGGGTGTACTACTGACAACTCTGAGGTGCAAGAGATGCTGAAAGTAGCCCATGCAGAAAAGGATCAGTTAGAAGCAACTTGCACTGAGCTTAAACAAGAGCTGCTGAAGGCAAACAGTGAACTGAAGCACATTCAGGGTCTGCTATCTAAG GCTGAGAATGAGTGTGGTCAGCTGAAGGAGGTGTGTGACCGGCAGGCTGAGCAGCTGAGCAGAACCAGCcagaagctgcaggaaaaaacaTCAGAGAATGAAGCGGATATAAAGAACCTGAAAGAGACCATTTTTGAGTTGGAGGACCAGGTGGAACAACATCGTGCTATAAAACTTCACAATAACCAGCTCATCAGTGACCTAGAAA GTAAAGCAATGAAGCTGGAAGAACAAAAACAAGATACAGAGAGGCAGCTGAAGGCTCTGACTAAGCAAATGAAG GAAGATACAGAAGAGTGGAGGCGTTTTCAAGCTGATCTGCAGACTGCAGTGGTTGTAGCCAATGATATTAAGTGTGAAGCCCAGCAGGAGCTCCGTGTGGTAAAGAGGAAGcttcaggaggaagaggagaagactGCCAGACTGCAGAAGGAGCTGGATGAAGTGAAGGGCAGCAACAG GTGCCTGATCTCTACCAGCTAA